The Mauremys reevesii isolate NIE-2019 linkage group 1, ASM1616193v1, whole genome shotgun sequence genome has a segment encoding these proteins:
- the LOC120399212 gene encoding putative olfactory receptor 52P1: protein MAAFNLTTFDPSPFILMGIPGLEAAHLWISIPFSTFYIISLFGNFMLLFVVGKEQTLHKPMYLLICMLALTDIGMSTSVMPKALCILWFNFKGITVGGCLTQMFFIHAVSVMQSAVLVTMAFDRYVAICNPLRYATILTNVRIAKLGLVGLTRAVLFILPMPLLVSRLPFCANRIIPHTYCEHMAVAKMSCGDFTVNRTYGLVVAFVVIGFDLTLIALSYSLIIRAVLRISSKQAHQKALNTCTSHICVMLMSYTTCLFTYLTQRFGQGIASHVHVTFANFYLLVPPMLNPIIYGVKTKELRDKVGKYTCRR, encoded by the coding sequence atggcagctttcaacctCACCACCTTTGACCCTTCACCATTTATCCTAATGGGCATCCCTGGCCTGGAAGCTGCCCAtctctggatttccatccctttctctacGTTCTACATTATCAGCTTGTTTGGAAATTTCATGCTTCTGTTTGTTGTAGGCAaagagcagaccctgcacaagccgatgtacctgcTGATCTGCATGCTGGCGCTCACAGACATTGGCATGTCTACCTCCGTCATGCCAAAGGCACTGTGTATATTATGGTTCAATTTCAAAGGCATTACCGTGggtggctgcctcacccagatgttctttaTTCACGCAGTTTCTGTTATGCAGTCAGCCGTCCTTGTGACAATGGCCTTCGATCGCTacgttgccatatgtaaccctctgagatacGCCACAATTCTCACCAACGTACGAATAGCTAAGCTAGGGCTTGTGGGTTTGACACGAGCTGTTCTCTTTATTCTGCCCATGCCGCTACTCGTGAGCAGGCTGCCATTCTGTGCCAACCGCATTATCCCTCACACATATTGCGAGCACATGGCTGTGGCAAAGATGTCGTGTGGAGACTTCACAGTCAACAGGACGTACGGCTTGGTGGTAGCATTTGTGGTCATTGGGTTTGACCTGACACTCATTGCCCTGTCCTACAGTCTGATCATCAGGGCCgtcctcagaatctcctccaaGCAAGCCCACCAGAAAGCCCTCAACACCTGCACATCCCACATCTGTGTGATGCTGATGTCTTATACTACCTGCCTCTTCACCTACCTGACACAGAGATTTGGTCAGGGAATTGCTTCCCATGTGCATGTCACCTTTGCTAACTTCTATCTCCTTGTCCCTCCCATGCTCAACCCTATCATTTATGGAGTCAAAACTAAAGAGCTTCGTGATAAAGTGGGCAAATACACCTGCAGAAGGTGA